AACAGAATGGTATCCCAGGAATGGAAAAAGGAACAAAGGACGACAACCAAAACGTTGGGAAAATGACTTAAAACAAGTGGCTGGTCCAGAGTGGAGGTGAATAGCGAGGGAAAGAGAGAGGAGGCCTTTGTCGAAGGACAACTGTTGACTAAAACCACATAACATCTCTTGATATTAAGAACACTAACAGAAAACATGaagttagaaataattattgtaaaagtaaacagtagcttattttattttattttatttattttttatgttagtttaaatacaatttaagttatttcttatatatcttTACATTTATCGCATTttctcaaaaacaaaaaaaaaaaaattacctaaaGTTCACATCCGAATAAGTTCATAGTATTATATgactagtttttatttattgctattaatattatgaatgtaagTATTAAGTctttctgttatattttatttgtttcttgaCAAAACTACAAGAGCACAAGCGGCCGTAAGCTGGCGGTCCGCAGGCCAACTGCGGCGGCGTGCTACGTGTACACCAGTACGAACAGCACGATGAGGAAGCCCGATGTAAGGCATATTATCAACcctatttttttctgaaataaaaaaaaatacatatacatatatatatgaaatatatatgaaaaagtatGTATAATGAGTAAAAactgtattgtatttatattttaattgattaaataagatatattataagatatctaagattttttgaatttgaacatCAGAGAGTCAGATAATAAGCTACTACATTCAGAGTTCATCCTTTTGATATGTCAGTATTGGCTTGGTTTGATGGTTTGAAAAGTAATGAAATGaatcatgaaataaatatgatcgAGCAGTAAAATCTCGTTCTAGACAGTTCTATCCGACTGATTTTGTACCAAATAGAATTGTGCAGATCCTGtactacataattatttgGTGATTGTAAAGAACCCTCGATTCGCGAGTCTTACCCTCACTTGACTTTCTGTTTCCAGTTCGTTGCAGTTACTTTTGTCAGTGCAACACATTTGTTCATGAttctttaaattgtttaagttGCGAGACTAAATATTGGAGTAAAACGATTATACCTTTCTAGCTTTTCTACGGCTGACAGTGCCTTTGAGCAACTGCTGGCCGCCGCATTCCACATGCTCCGTCGCCTGCAGCGCGAAATACTCCACGCTGTCCAGTTGGTCTTGCTGTAACAGTACAAGATTTATtcgtaataaatgaattactAGCGTAAACCGTGGCATTTctggaataaaaactatcctgtGGCATCTGAATAAAATCTTTCTGGATCTCATCATCATCTCTTTATCATTCGTCTGTGTTAAATTATATCCAAACCGGTTCGGTAGGTTAGGTGTGAAGAAGAgatagacagagttactttctcATTATTAGAAGAGATACGCCTGCTACTAAACAATAGTCGGTTGGGTGTAGCGAGATAGTATAGATGGAGCGTACTTGCGCGGCGACGAGGTGCGCGAGCTGGTGGAACAGGTCGCGCACGTGGCGCAGCGCGGCCTCCACACGCGCCAGCTCCTCGCGCCGCGCCTCCGCGTCGCGCAGCGCCAGCCGCGCCTCCGCCGTCTCCGCCTCCACCTGCCAGATGCACCACTTTTACTACAATATGTACTTCTATTCCTTGactattttttcattcaagAATCCATATCAATATGATAAAACCCTACAGAGGAAACAtagttttttcgtttttttttctttaaacaaatcaataccgatgtgaaaataatttctttttgcCTTAGACAATACTACaaagtttttgaaattgataaagcatttaattcaaaacaaaagGGCTTAACCCTTTTGTTTGATTACTGTATAAAGATGGTATCGAGGGAGATCACAAAAAGCATTTAATCCGAAATTTTGTGGCGGTTGCTATCTTTGACCAGTTTTTACATGAAGAGTAAAACAATAGTGACAAATGAGGTAAATTGTAACAGCTGTCAAAATACTTACATTATCCACAAAAAGTGCGATGTTGTTTGAATCGAGCAGCCGTTCACATTCTTCATCGGATATACTGAGATTCGCTGGAattgttgaattttaatttattaagccAGACCGACAGTGACATACAACGCAGAATATAAGTCACAGGCAGATTGAACACAGAACTTCCCGGTATGCAAACGTTCGGCATTTCGTATAACGCCAAGAATCACATTtgacttaaaattaataatgaaattgatGATAAGCagcaatttcattaattatttggcACCGAACTAACATTACGTAGGTATATTTACATTAGTTTAAGAACTCAGTTGTTAAGgttgattaaaaatgtttcttattttttgctttagagttattgttaaaaactgTTTGTTTACTTCACCGTTTAGTCTGTAGCGGTTTGCAGCGAATAAGCTAATTGAAGCGGAGCGTGAATTTACACCTCACTAATTGTCCGTTAGTGGGTAACTGGCGTTCATTGACTCCGCTATTAGTTAGCACGGAGATGCTCTTCCGTCTCGCCTTTACCGCTGCACGTGCAAGTGCGTTGTGTGCAAGGCATCCGCGTTGCATCCTCTTAGTCTAATCTAATGTCTACACTGACTCACACCGCAAATATGAGATTAACAGTAGGTAAATTTCATTACTGCCaaaataacatgttattattatggaATTTGTATGATTTTTCTATCCAATCTTGTTAGTTTTCGGTCCTTCCCGATCTTACTATTCGGTGACGGACGGTAAGATGAAAGAGATGTTCGCTTAGTGGTCAGAGCGAGTACTTAGCGCGATGAACTCACTGAGTCGGATCTGGTCCTGCAGCAGGCGCATCTGATGGTCGCGCAGCAGTTGCAGCGCGTGCTGGTGGTCGGCGAGCGCGTCGGCGTAGTGGCGGCGCGCGGTGCATGCTTGCAGGCGCGCGATGCGGCCCCGCGCGCCCCCCACCGCCCCGCCCGCTGCCTCGCACCGCGCCGCCAGCTGCCGCAGCGCGCCGCTCACCTTCAGCCCCGTCGCGTTCGACGCCGTCACCAGCGCGTCCACCTGCTCCTGCAATGCTGTAACAGACAAacacatacctacatatacgTGGTCGACACTTTACAAAGGCCAACAAGATTTGAATTAAGATTTTACTGGAACGAAAACTGATAATTATCTAGGTGATCGAagaacaaacaacaaacaaacaaagagttcgagatgaaaatttaaatgtgaggAGCACTCACCCTTGTTGGTGTGGTAGGTAGGGTCGGCGTGCAGGCGGCGCACGCGCCGCGTGTTGTCCGCAACCTCGCCTATCCATACCCGAATCTGTTCTACCTGAAATAAgtattgtttacaaataaacttaataagaTATTTGTTTACACAGTTAAATTCTTATTGTACAGAACAGACATGCGAGACAATCGAGTGATGAATGATGAGGAGATCGAAGCAGATTAATACGGAAATAATACTGAAGACCCGCCGTTAGGAACTCATTGTAAGTGAATTTACATACAACGATTCgtagtagtataatatattaaaagcaatGACCTCGGATTGTTTCATGTACATTTACTAATACCGAGCTATTGCTCGCACGCTCGGGGCTGGCCACTCAATGACATCATGAGATTAATGGAGCTGAATGTCAACATCGTTTCGTTTGCGGGAACAGGTCTCCGCCGGAGCATTGCACATCATAATTATGTGTAATTACTTAACTACATTATTTAACTAATATGTCTGCAACATAGATAGTATGACTGTACAAATTGGATAAGTATCGATTATGCTCCATTATACAAGTCGGAATGGCCACCGATAACGATAATAAAGGGTAGGCAGTAATGTTATCAAATTCAGGGTTTTGATAGGTTTTATGTTCATTAAACATTATCATTAACATGACCAATGTtcgaatatttttcataaataataaccgGACTTTGCAAAAAATGTAAGtagtatttttcatacattctATTCACCTTTTGAAATAAAGGAGGAGGTTTTCCATTAGACTGGATTTTTTGCCTTTATTGcctacctcagaactttcgactgagtgaatcgattttgataattcttacttttattgaaaagttggtgcgtgtgcgtgtggtcaaattgaaatttggtctatttctgaaaattttaGTGGTTTaggtttattttgttaaaaataaaaagctatttataattCTGTTGTGTTGCCCTGTATGTAGGCATTTGTCGGACGCATATCGAAGTACCTAGGAAATAAGATCCCACAAGATATCATTGCCGGTCCGGTCACTCGGTCAATCAATCCATTAACTCtgatcataatatattatccaCTCCCACAACAAGGCACTCAAAGCATCTCGTATTTAGATCGTCATCAATAGAATCCCGCTGCTCTCGGTCGTTCAATGCTTGCTCGTCTTCAAGCTTATTGTGtagtttcattatattatatccacATCCACATATCTCTATGTAGATTGGGGTTTCTCTAGAAGAATGGGGTTTAATGGATTTGAAATGACAGTTAttcagaaaacaataaaaacttttacgaTTGCCCGATTAAGGTGATTGAAGTGTTTATATGtagaaagataattttttaagactAAGTATACTTACTACTAGTTGTTATGTTGTATGTAAGCATACTTACTACTTACTTATTAGAGTGGCGCAATGACTCAAAGTGAGTCCGAGCTTTCATTCGATTCTTTCATGCGCCATCTCTTGTAAGATTTCAATCTTGGGATGAGCAGATTTCTACTTATTTCGATTTTCCATCAGTATCTAGAACATCCAACCGGCCGGTGCCCAGATGGTTGTCCCAGATACGCTCGTTTTACTACACGATCTTCACTTGTTCTTTTTCATGGCCCAGCCAGCGGAGTTTATgggattttatattaatactcgGCCATGAGATCTTTCTCCTCTTCTGAATTATATCTACTGTCATCAGTGACCCAAACATTGTATTGCTAATATAAAATCGCAGTAAGTGTAGTTCAATTTAATTGAGTTGGATGTTAAAGATAAGACAAGCAAGACGTTCACCTCTCCGAAGATTTCCGCGAGCAGCGGGTCGGGGCCTGCGGGGGCGGCGGTGGAGGGGGGCGCCGGCTCCGCGCACACGCCCGCCGCCTTCGCGCGctgaaatattatgattattatattatactattttatattaaaataatgtaggtTATTAAGAATTCTGCGCAATATGTTAGCATACAAGTTTATAGCATGAGTATAAGACgtcaatttaatattccaattttaaatcatatttacgCGTTTTGAGTCCAATGAAGTTCTATTGTCAGGTTTATTTAAGTGCAATGTCGTGAAAACTCTCGATTTGCTTTCGGCGATACACCAACTAGAGGATACCGTCGTTGTATACGTCTTGTTCCTTGCTTCGCGGCAAAACCCGTGCATGGGCcgaaatgtaaaaatacacttggtttttaacaaaaaattaactgCCTTCAAAACCAAAATGGAATTTCAGGTCTAGACGAAGTCTGtgtccaaaataaataaaatatttaatataaagaatcgacttctacttaattttatttggtatttttactttttgaagGCGGTtcgatatgaaatattaaaaggagTATACAATTAGAATGTAATAATGCACAAAATAGGggcttaataaaaatgttcatttaatatttcctgatacaacataatttatcaattatgtTCTAGATATTCTCCCAAAAGCAATGGAGTATCGaacatacataacaaatttGGTCAATAAAAGTCATATAGTACAATGACACCAACaaaacatacctacatatttgCGTCAGCACTATCAATTACGAAACCAGCGAAATATACTCCATAGTGACAAATCACAATCCATCACAAGACGAGGAAGGGATTAAGTGGCTAAACGTGCAGGTTTTATCTATCAAACATATACATGTAGGAGAAATAGAGCAATATATCCTCACTCAGGTAGCGATGACCATATATATGCGTGAGTAATATTCGTGATGTTATCACACAACCGGTATTTGCACATCACTTAGAGTGACACAGAGGTCACAGCGCACACCGCACATGCGACACTCGTTAAATATGCAACTTGTAAAGATTTCAAAACGTTC
Above is a genomic segment from Zerene cesonia ecotype Mississippi chromosome 19, Zerene_cesonia_1.1, whole genome shotgun sequence containing:
- the LOC119834694 gene encoding syntaxin-1A-like, whose amino-acid sequence is MRCGHGAGPARASGERGAGAPLSAAAAVSRRAYQCAIRYRRERSATPAAAATCERPPRRTDMTCKDRLPELRRRAKAAGVCAEPAPPSTAAPAGPDPLLAEIFGEVEQIRVWIGEVADNTRRVRRLHADPTYHTNKALQEQVDALVTASNATGLKVSGALRQLAARCEAAGGAVGGARGRIARLQACTARRHYADALADHQHALQLLRDHQMRLLQDQIRLTNLSISDEECERLLDSNNIALFVDNVEAETAEARLALRDAEARREELARVEAALRHVRDLFHQLAHLVAAQQDQLDSVEYFALQATEHVECGGQQLLKGTVSRRKARKKKIGLIICLTSGFLIVLFVLVYT